Proteins encoded in a region of the Saccharothrix ecbatanensis genome:
- a CDS encoding serine/threonine-protein kinase encodes MRDELSRYRLVRLLGKGGMGEVHVAEDTSRHNRQVAVKLLPTTALSDPESEKRFRRECELAAQIDHPNVLPVYDYSVGQHPYIVMRYVDGVDLSTVLKERGALPPARAVAIIEQVAAALDAAHRKHLRHRDVKPSNVMLEPGARQGTDHAWLFDWGIAQPITAQQITRLGQVVGTPHYIAPERLAGERPADHRADVYSLAVVLYECLAGRKPFEGDDMAVLAGHLHRPPPPLPPAVPDGLARVVVKGLAKEPDQRYQAAGELAFAARAALEDVRPAHVDQTQPPRTGDPVPRARPNVAVGGGVAGGVLGALLGVVGVLDGVTAVWVAGALVVAGALLGFGLRGDGGGGRDAEPGDPTRDVGSDSDSDGFPRSGS; translated from the coding sequence GTGCGGGACGAGCTCAGCAGGTACCGGTTGGTCCGGTTACTGGGCAAGGGCGGCATGGGCGAGGTGCACGTCGCCGAGGACACGTCGCGGCACAACCGCCAGGTGGCGGTGAAGCTGCTCCCGACCACGGCGTTGAGCGACCCGGAGTCGGAGAAGCGGTTCCGCCGCGAGTGCGAGCTGGCCGCGCAGATCGACCACCCGAACGTCCTGCCGGTGTACGACTACTCGGTCGGCCAGCACCCGTACATCGTCATGCGCTACGTCGACGGCGTCGACCTCTCGACGGTGCTCAAGGAGCGCGGGGCGCTGCCGCCGGCGCGGGCGGTGGCGATCATCGAGCAGGTCGCGGCCGCGCTGGACGCCGCGCACCGCAAGCACCTGCGCCACCGGGACGTGAAGCCGTCGAACGTCATGCTCGAACCGGGCGCGAGGCAGGGCACGGACCACGCCTGGCTGTTCGACTGGGGCATCGCGCAGCCGATCACCGCCCAGCAGATCACCCGGCTGGGGCAGGTGGTCGGCACGCCGCACTACATCGCGCCGGAGCGGCTGGCCGGGGAACGTCCGGCCGACCACCGCGCGGACGTCTACTCGCTGGCCGTGGTGCTGTACGAGTGCCTGGCTGGGCGGAAGCCGTTCGAAGGCGACGACATGGCGGTGTTGGCCGGCCACCTGCACCGTCCCCCTCCCCCGCTGCCTCCGGCTGTACCCGACGGACTGGCGCGCGTGGTGGTGAAGGGTTTGGCCAAGGAGCCTGACCAGCGTTATCAGGCGGCCGGTGAACTGGCTTTCGCGGCCCGCGCGGCGTTGGAGGACGTCCGGCCGGCACACGTTGACCAGACGCAACCCCCTCGCACCGGCGATCCCGTCCCGAGGGCGCGGCCGAACGTCGCCGTGGGCGGTGGCGTGGCGGGTGGTGTGCTCGGCGCTCTGCTCGGTGTCGTCGGTGTGCTGGACGGGGTGACGGCGGTGTGGGTGGCCGGTGCGTTGGTGGTCGCGGGCGCGTTGCTGGGGTTCGGCCTGCGTGGCGACGGCGGGGGTGGGCGTGACGCGGAGCCGGGCGATCCGACCCGGGACGTCGGCTCGGACTCGGACTCGGACGGGTTCCCGAGGTCGGGCTCGTAG
- a CDS encoding PDR/VanB family oxidoreductase produces MAVSAEPSAQVELDVLLERKEVVADGVVRLTLRHPHGEPLPAWEPGAHVDLVLGPDLVRQYSLCGDPADRSVLQVAVLHEPAGRGGSQHVHSTFTEGCTVRIRGPRNQFPLVPAERYLFIAGGIGITPILPMIRAVAARGASWQLLYGGRTRSSMAFAGELHDRYGDRVVVRPQDETGLLDLDSFLVADAEIYCCGPEPLIAAVEQRSPARLHVERFTAKAVDGERTSFEVELAQSGRTLVVPEDKSILHTVEEAGITVMSSCQEGVCGTCETGVLEGVPDHRDFVLGDEEQAACDVMMICVSRSRGPRLVLDL; encoded by the coding sequence ATGGCGGTGTCCGCCGAGCCAAGCGCCCAAGTGGAGCTGGACGTTCTGCTGGAGCGCAAGGAGGTCGTCGCCGACGGCGTGGTGCGGCTGACGCTGCGCCATCCGCACGGCGAACCGCTGCCCGCCTGGGAACCCGGCGCCCACGTCGACCTCGTGCTGGGGCCGGACCTCGTCCGCCAGTACTCGCTGTGCGGCGACCCGGCGGACCGCTCGGTGCTCCAGGTGGCGGTGCTGCACGAGCCTGCCGGCCGTGGAGGTTCGCAGCACGTTCACTCGACGTTCACCGAGGGCTGCACGGTGCGCATTCGCGGGCCACGCAACCAGTTCCCGCTGGTGCCGGCGGAACGCTACCTGTTCATCGCGGGTGGCATCGGCATCACGCCGATCCTGCCCATGATCAGGGCGGTCGCGGCTCGTGGCGCGTCGTGGCAGTTGCTGTACGGAGGGCGGACGCGGTCGTCCATGGCCTTCGCCGGGGAACTGCACGACCGGTACGGCGACCGGGTGGTCGTGCGGCCACAGGACGAGACCGGGCTGCTGGACCTGGACTCGTTCCTGGTGGCGGACGCCGAGATCTACTGCTGCGGGCCGGAGCCGCTCATCGCCGCCGTCGAGCAGCGCTCCCCCGCTCGTCTGCACGTCGAGCGCTTCACGGCCAAGGCCGTCGACGGCGAGCGCACGTCGTTCGAGGTCGAATTGGCGCAGTCGGGCCGGACGCTGGTCGTGCCGGAGGACAAGTCGATCCTTCACACGGTGGAGGAAGCCGGTATCACCGTGATGTCCTCGTGCCAAGAGGGGGTCTGCGGCACGTGCGAGACGGGTGTGCTGGAGGGCGTGCCGGACCATCGGGACTTCGTGCTCGGCGACGAGGAGCAGGCCGCTTGCGACGTGATGATGATCTGCGTGTCGCGGTCGCGCGGCCCACGACTCGTCCTCGACCTGTGA
- a CDS encoding aromatic ring-hydroxylating dioxygenase subunit alpha — translation MTFARNQWYVAAYGREIEHELFARTILGEPLVFYRSEAGEVVALADRCVHRRYPLSESRLVGDTIVCGYHGFAYDKAGTCVAVPGQARIPRTARVPSYPVVEQDSFVWVWIGERDRADQALIPRAPWLADPAYTTVCGMEPLAARYELLVDNLMDLSHETYLHGGYIGTPEVANTPITTEVDEDNRIIYVSRHMADAACPPFYAKSTGIEGRITRWQDIEYHPPCLYLLHSRVAPVGVLPEADGSDPHGFHVEVVYAITPETEHSTHDFWAVARDFALDDRGVSDFLRDSNRTVVLQDVTALDVLERVIQAEPRGYRELSINIDTGGLAARRILKRMVAEADEPAKAPAT, via the coding sequence ATGACGTTCGCGCGTAACCAGTGGTACGTGGCGGCCTATGGCCGCGAGATCGAGCACGAGCTGTTCGCCAGGACGATCCTGGGCGAGCCGCTGGTGTTCTACCGCAGTGAGGCGGGCGAGGTGGTGGCGCTGGCCGACCGGTGCGTGCACCGGCGTTACCCGCTGTCGGAAAGCAGGCTGGTAGGCGACACGATCGTCTGCGGTTACCACGGCTTCGCCTATGACAAGGCCGGCACCTGCGTGGCCGTGCCGGGGCAGGCGCGGATTCCACGCACCGCGCGAGTGCCGTCCTATCCGGTGGTGGAGCAGGACTCGTTCGTCTGGGTGTGGATCGGCGAGCGCGACCGGGCCGACCAGGCGCTGATCCCCCGGGCGCCCTGGCTCGCCGATCCCGCCTACACCACGGTGTGCGGCATGGAGCCGTTGGCGGCGCGGTACGAGCTGCTGGTGGACAACCTGATGGACCTGTCGCACGAGACCTACCTGCACGGCGGGTACATCGGCACGCCCGAGGTGGCGAACACGCCGATCACCACCGAGGTGGACGAGGACAACCGGATCATCTACGTCAGCCGGCACATGGCCGACGCCGCGTGCCCGCCGTTCTACGCCAAGTCCACCGGGATCGAAGGCCGGATCACGCGCTGGCAGGACATCGAGTACCACCCGCCGTGCCTGTACCTGTTGCACAGCCGGGTCGCGCCGGTCGGCGTGCTGCCCGAGGCGGACGGCTCGGACCCGCACGGCTTCCACGTCGAGGTCGTGTACGCCATCACACCGGAGACCGAGCACAGCACGCACGACTTCTGGGCGGTGGCGAGGGACTTCGCGCTGGACGACCGAGGAGTGTCGGACTTCCTGCGTGACAGCAACCGCACGGTGGTGCTCCAGGACGTCACCGCGCTGGACGTCCTGGAACGCGTGATCCAGGCCGAGCCGCGGGGCTATCGGGAACTGTCGATCAACATCGACACCGGCGGGCTCGCGGCGCGGCGGATCCTCAAACGCATGGTGGCCGAAGCCGACGAACCCGCGAAGGCGCCCGCGACATGA
- a CDS encoding MFS transporter, with amino-acid sequence MATTPARSDQDSSGSQSIGRIAGTSFIGTTIEWYDFFIYANAAALVFGTQFFPSLSPLAASLASLSTFAVGFLARPLGSVVMGHYGDRVGRKSMLVTSLLIMGVATVLIGLLPTYAQIGAWAPILLAALRFMQGLGVGGEWGGAVLVAVEHAPQSRRGFYGSFPQMGVPAGIILSNLVFLTMSSALSPAQFASWGWRVPFLLSAVLIGVGLYIRLRLEESPLFLATKKARTDSRMPVVELLRDHWRRVVLAGLAFMAANTIGYITLVYVLSYTTGPLQMPRSTVLLLVLLASVVQLVATPMLSGLSDRLGRRKVFLVGAALSALWSLPLFMLLDTRSPAAVLVGLVVAVTFLSAMYGPQAAIAAELFPTRVRYSGASLAYQLSAIFGGGFAPLIATSLYAKTGTSVSTALYVAAICLISLVAIAFVPETHRTGLVDPTPPTLPSQEVATS; translated from the coding sequence ATGGCAACGACGCCGGCCCGTTCCGACCAGGACTCCAGTGGAAGCCAGTCCATCGGCAGAATCGCGGGCACGAGTTTCATCGGTACGACAATCGAGTGGTACGACTTCTTCATCTACGCCAACGCCGCCGCGTTGGTCTTCGGCACCCAGTTCTTCCCGTCCCTGTCGCCCCTCGCCGCGTCGTTGGCCTCGCTGTCCACCTTCGCGGTCGGTTTCCTGGCCCGGCCGCTCGGCAGCGTCGTCATGGGGCACTACGGCGACCGGGTCGGCCGCAAGTCGATGTTGGTCACGTCACTGCTGATCATGGGTGTGGCGACGGTGCTCATCGGCCTGCTGCCGACCTACGCCCAGATCGGGGCGTGGGCGCCCATCCTGTTGGCGGCGCTGAGGTTCATGCAGGGTCTCGGGGTGGGTGGCGAGTGGGGCGGCGCCGTTCTCGTCGCGGTGGAGCACGCGCCGCAATCCCGCCGGGGCTTCTACGGCAGCTTCCCCCAGATGGGCGTGCCCGCCGGGATCATCCTGTCGAACCTGGTGTTCCTCACGATGAGTTCGGCGCTCAGCCCCGCGCAGTTCGCTTCGTGGGGCTGGCGGGTTCCGTTCCTGCTCAGCGCGGTCCTGATCGGGGTCGGCCTGTACATCCGGCTGCGGCTGGAGGAGTCGCCGCTGTTCCTGGCGACCAAGAAGGCGCGAACGGACTCGCGGATGCCGGTGGTGGAACTCCTGCGCGACCACTGGCGGCGCGTCGTGCTGGCGGGTCTGGCGTTCATGGCCGCGAACACCATCGGCTACATCACCCTGGTTTACGTCCTGTCCTACACCACCGGCCCGTTGCAGATGCCGCGGAGCACGGTGCTGCTTCTCGTGCTGCTCGCCAGCGTCGTGCAGTTGGTGGCGACGCCGATGCTGTCCGGGTTGTCCGACCGGCTCGGCCGCCGCAAGGTCTTCCTGGTCGGCGCCGCCCTGTCCGCGCTCTGGTCGTTGCCGCTGTTCATGCTGCTCGACACCCGCAGTCCGGCGGCGGTGCTGGTCGGCCTGGTGGTGGCGGTGACCTTCCTGTCCGCGATGTACGGCCCGCAGGCGGCCATCGCCGCCGAGTTGTTCCCGACGCGGGTGCGCTACAGCGGCGCGTCGCTCGCGTACCAGCTCAGTGCGATCTTCGGCGGTGGGTTCGCGCCGTTGATCGCGACTTCGCTGTACGCCAAGACGGGCACGTCGGTGTCGACCGCCCTGTACGTCGCCGCGATCTGCCTGATCAGCCTCGTCGCGATCGCGTTCGTTCCGGAGACCCACCGGACCGGACTCGTGGATCCGACTCCCCCGACCCTGCCATCGCAGGAGGTTGCGACATCATGA
- a CDS encoding MaoC family dehydratase — MVITAQGIDGLKALAATDIGHTEWLEITQDRVDLFAEATNDYQWIHVDPAKAADGPFGGTIAHGYLTLSLIIPLFTELLTINGMAMGVNYGLNKVRFPSPVRVGAKIRLHGAVSSVTDVKGDGVEMLIDFTIEVDGSDKPACVAQVVLRHYT, encoded by the coding sequence ATGGTGATCACCGCACAGGGCATCGACGGACTGAAAGCGCTCGCCGCCACCGATATCGGCCACACCGAGTGGCTGGAGATCACGCAGGACCGGGTGGACCTCTTCGCCGAAGCCACCAACGACTACCAGTGGATCCACGTGGACCCCGCCAAGGCGGCCGATGGGCCGTTCGGCGGCACGATCGCGCACGGCTACCTCACGCTGTCGCTGATCATCCCGCTGTTCACCGAGCTGCTGACGATCAATGGCATGGCCATGGGCGTCAACTACGGACTCAACAAGGTCCGGTTCCCCTCGCCTGTGCGGGTCGGCGCGAAGATCCGACTGCACGGCGCTGTCTCCAGTGTCACCGACGTCAAGGGCGACGGCGTGGAAATGCTGATCGACTTCACGATCGAGGTCGACGGCAGCGACAAGCCCGCCTGCGTCGCACAAGTGGTGCTCCGCCACTACACCTGA
- a CDS encoding acyl-CoA synthetase, giving the protein MLNQGIGSWTARRVRKTPEKVAVVHEGRGSTYRQLHERVLRLAHGLRRVGVGRGDRVAYLGPNHPAFLETLFAAGALGAVFVPLNMRLAPAEVAHILTDSGADVLVYGPEQASLVQAVRGDVGPLRVIALAHPAAGESSYEEVIASSPADPIDEPVTLDDLCLIMYTSGTTGRPKGAMLTHGNITWNTVNVLVDVDLASDEVTLVVAPLFHTAGLNMTCLPTLIKGGTVVLMSAFDAAEVLEQIETHRVTYMFGVPTMYNAIAACPRWEEADLSSLRQVNCGGAPVPESTIRTYQRRGLSFSQGYGMTETSPGTLYLTKEMNEVKAGTAGVPHFFTDVRVVGPGLIDVAPGEKGEIVISGPNVMRGYWQRPADTAGAFGPDGWFHSGDIATPDEDGYIAVVDRLKDVIISGGENIYPAEVESVLHQHPAIAECTVIGVPDPRWGEVGRAVVTVNPGAEATGEQDVLAFLRDRLAGYKIPKSVVFVDELPQSATGKLLKKLVRARYGTS; this is encoded by the coding sequence ATGCTCAACCAGGGCATCGGCTCGTGGACCGCGCGGCGGGTCCGCAAGACGCCGGAGAAGGTGGCGGTGGTCCACGAAGGTCGTGGATCGACCTATCGGCAACTGCACGAGCGGGTGCTCCGGCTGGCACACGGCCTGCGGCGGGTCGGCGTGGGCCGGGGCGACCGGGTCGCCTACCTGGGGCCGAACCACCCCGCCTTCCTGGAGACGTTGTTCGCGGCCGGCGCGCTCGGCGCGGTGTTCGTGCCGCTGAACATGCGGCTGGCGCCGGCGGAGGTGGCGCACATCCTGACCGACTCCGGCGCCGACGTGCTGGTGTACGGCCCGGAGCAGGCTTCCCTCGTCCAGGCGGTCCGCGGCGACGTGGGGCCGCTGCGGGTCATCGCGCTCGCCCATCCCGCCGCGGGCGAATCCTCGTACGAGGAGGTGATCGCGTCGTCCCCGGCCGATCCGATCGACGAACCGGTCACGCTCGACGACCTCTGCCTGATCATGTACACCTCGGGCACGACCGGGCGGCCCAAGGGCGCGATGCTGACCCACGGCAACATCACCTGGAACACCGTCAACGTGCTGGTAGACGTCGACCTGGCCAGTGACGAGGTGACGCTGGTCGTCGCGCCGCTGTTCCACACCGCAGGGCTGAACATGACCTGCCTGCCCACGCTCATCAAGGGCGGCACGGTCGTCCTCATGTCCGCTTTCGACGCCGCCGAGGTGCTCGAACAGATCGAGACCCACCGCGTCACGTACATGTTCGGCGTTCCCACCATGTACAACGCGATCGCGGCCTGCCCGCGTTGGGAGGAGGCGGACCTGTCCAGCCTGCGGCAGGTCAACTGCGGCGGCGCGCCCGTGCCGGAGTCGACCATCCGCACCTACCAGCGGCGCGGCCTGTCCTTCAGCCAGGGCTACGGCATGACCGAGACCTCCCCCGGCACCCTGTACCTGACCAAGGAGATGAACGAGGTCAAGGCGGGAACCGCCGGTGTGCCGCACTTCTTCACCGACGTGCGCGTGGTCGGGCCGGGCCTGATCGACGTCGCGCCCGGAGAGAAGGGCGAGATCGTGATCAGCGGGCCCAACGTGATGCGCGGTTACTGGCAGCGCCCCGCGGACACGGCGGGGGCGTTCGGCCCTGACGGGTGGTTCCACTCCGGCGACATCGCCACGCCGGACGAAGACGGCTACATCGCCGTGGTCGACCGGCTCAAGGACGTGATCATCTCGGGCGGGGAGAACATCTACCCGGCGGAGGTCGAAAGCGTCCTCCACCAGCACCCCGCGATCGCCGAGTGCACCGTGATAGGCGTCCCCGACCCCCGGTGGGGCGAGGTGGGCCGGGCGGTCGTCACCGTCAACCCCGGTGCGGAGGCGACCGGCGAGCAGGACGTCCTGGCGTTCCTGCGTGACCGGCTGGCCGGCTACAAGATCCCGAAATCCGTGGTGTTCGTGGACGAACTGCCGCAGAGCGCCACCGGAAAGCTGCTGAAGAAACTCGTGCGCGCCCGTTACGGCACGAGCTGA
- a CDS encoding amidohydrolase family protein, producing MTTSLDIHELVAIDVHTHAEVSAEGHPSLPHDLLAASEKYFKAHDHRQPTIPEMAAYYRERRMAAVVFTVDAEHATGHPPIGNEEVAQGCAEHPDTLIPFASVDPWRGRAGARTARRLVEEHGVRGFKFHPSLQGFAPNDRVAYPLYEVIEELGVPALFHTGQTGIGAGVAGGGGIRLKYANPMLVDDVAVDFPELRIILAHPSFPWQDEALAVATHKPHVHIDLSGWSPKYFPPQLVRYANSLLQDKVLFGSDYPVITPDRWLADFAELDIKPEVRPKILKDNAARLLGLVKD from the coding sequence ATGACCACTTCCCTGGACATCCACGAACTGGTGGCCATCGACGTCCACACCCACGCCGAGGTCTCCGCCGAAGGCCATCCCTCCCTGCCGCACGATCTGCTTGCCGCGTCGGAGAAGTACTTCAAGGCGCACGACCACCGTCAGCCCACGATCCCGGAAATGGCGGCGTACTACCGCGAACGGCGGATGGCCGCCGTGGTGTTCACCGTCGACGCCGAGCACGCCACCGGGCACCCACCCATCGGCAACGAAGAGGTCGCACAGGGGTGCGCGGAACACCCCGACACGCTTATCCCGTTCGCCAGTGTCGATCCCTGGCGCGGCCGGGCCGGTGCACGGACCGCGCGGCGGCTGGTGGAGGAGCACGGGGTCCGCGGCTTCAAGTTCCACCCGAGCCTCCAGGGGTTCGCGCCCAACGACCGCGTCGCCTACCCGCTCTACGAGGTGATCGAGGAACTCGGTGTGCCCGCGCTGTTCCACACCGGACAGACAGGGATCGGCGCGGGAGTGGCGGGCGGTGGCGGCATCCGGCTGAAATACGCCAACCCGATGCTGGTCGACGACGTCGCCGTGGACTTCCCGGAGCTGCGGATCATCCTGGCTCACCCGTCGTTCCCGTGGCAGGACGAGGCGCTCGCGGTGGCCACGCACAAGCCGCACGTCCACATCGACCTGTCGGGCTGGTCACCGAAGTACTTTCCGCCCCAGCTCGTCCGCTACGCGAACTCCTTGTTGCAGGACAAGGTGCTGTTCGGCTCCGACTACCCCGTCATCACCCCTGACCGGTGGCTCGCGGACTTCGCGGAGTTGGACATCAAGCCCGAGGTCCGGCCGAAGATCCTCAAGGACAACGCCGCCCGCCTGCTGGGCCTGGTCAAGGACTGA
- a CDS encoding SDR family NAD(P)-dependent oxidoreductase, which yields MKLAGKVAVVTGGGRGLGFAYATALANAGASVVVNDADEQAAKGAVEAIAEAGGTAVAEVGAVGPSEVADRLVGRAVEEFGRLDVLVTNAGVLRDRVLWKMTDDDFDTVIDVHLRGTFTCVRAAVRRMREQGDGGSVVVVGSPAGQRGNFGQTNYSAAKAGIVGMVRTWAMECAKAGIAVNAVIPVAATAMTKTIPAFAPFVEAAELRGEPFPAWLRKGEGFGTPEDVAGLLVFLASDAARGITGQAIGIGGDKLSLWSHPEEVSTAYSDGGWDADAIAAAWATSVGRRPETYGIPAPDAPTA from the coding sequence ATGAAGCTGGCGGGCAAGGTCGCGGTGGTAACCGGTGGCGGACGGGGACTCGGGTTCGCCTACGCCACCGCGCTGGCGAACGCGGGCGCCTCGGTGGTGGTCAACGACGCCGACGAGCAGGCGGCGAAAGGCGCCGTCGAAGCCATCGCGGAGGCGGGCGGCACCGCGGTCGCGGAGGTCGGCGCGGTGGGTCCGAGCGAGGTGGCCGACCGCCTGGTCGGGCGTGCAGTCGAGGAGTTCGGTCGGCTGGACGTGCTGGTGACCAACGCGGGTGTCCTGCGCGACCGGGTGCTGTGGAAGATGACCGACGACGACTTCGACACGGTCATCGACGTGCACCTGCGCGGCACGTTCACCTGCGTCCGGGCCGCTGTGCGGCGGATGCGCGAACAGGGTGACGGCGGCAGCGTCGTCGTCGTCGGCTCACCAGCGGGACAACGTGGCAACTTCGGGCAGACCAACTACTCAGCGGCCAAGGCGGGCATCGTCGGCATGGTGCGCACCTGGGCGATGGAGTGCGCCAAGGCGGGCATCGCGGTCAACGCCGTCATCCCGGTCGCGGCCACCGCGATGACCAAGACCATCCCGGCGTTCGCGCCCTTCGTCGAAGCGGCGGAACTGCGGGGCGAGCCCTTCCCGGCGTGGCTGCGCAAGGGCGAGGGGTTCGGCACGCCGGAAGACGTCGCCGGGCTGCTGGTCTTCCTGGCCTCCGACGCGGCCCGGGGGATCACCGGCCAGGCCATCGGCATCGGCGGCGACAAGCTCTCGCTGTGGTCGCACCCGGAAGAAGTCAGCACGGCCTACAGCGACGGCGGCTGGGACGCGGACGCCATCGCGGCGGCGTGGGCCACGTCGGTGGGACGACGACCCGAGACCTACGGCATTCCCGCGCCCGACGCTCCGACCGCGTGA
- a CDS encoding PaaX family transcriptional regulator: MDGTGYARPVIPQGDPPTQDAQVRPQSLMLSFLGVHVLNRGVAVFSGSVIDVFARVGVSEEAVRSTLTRMVKRDLLARHRDGRRMYFGLTARSAAVLEDGEHRVWRSGAVNNDWDGTWTMVGFSLPESWRSLRHDLRSRLVWGGFGPLQNALWVAPGVVDVTDLVHDLDLNEHLKVFTARTAKPTEADQIVHAAFDVPAIAERYRAFLRRWDRDHPLPGAPDDLARQLLLHTEWLQLVRQDPRLPAEHLPRDWPAIRAEQVFRTLAEAYRQPASSIAESVLETIPVEGSSAGV, translated from the coding sequence ATGGACGGCACGGGTTACGCTCGCCCGGTGATCCCGCAGGGCGATCCGCCGACTCAGGACGCGCAGGTCAGACCCCAGTCGCTGATGCTCAGCTTCCTGGGCGTCCACGTGCTGAACCGAGGCGTGGCGGTGTTCTCCGGCAGCGTCATCGACGTGTTCGCCCGGGTCGGGGTGTCCGAGGAAGCGGTGCGCTCGACGCTGACCCGCATGGTCAAGCGGGACCTCTTGGCGCGGCATCGGGACGGCCGGCGGATGTACTTCGGCCTGACCGCACGGTCCGCGGCCGTTCTCGAAGACGGCGAACACCGGGTCTGGCGCAGCGGCGCGGTCAACAACGACTGGGACGGCACCTGGACGATGGTGGGGTTCTCGCTGCCCGAGTCGTGGCGCAGCCTGCGGCACGACCTGCGCTCACGCCTCGTCTGGGGAGGGTTCGGCCCACTCCAGAACGCGCTGTGGGTCGCGCCCGGCGTGGTGGACGTGACCGACCTGGTGCACGACCTGGACCTGAACGAGCACCTCAAGGTGTTCACCGCGCGGACGGCCAAGCCGACCGAGGCCGACCAGATCGTCCACGCGGCGTTCGACGTGCCCGCGATCGCCGAGCGCTACCGCGCGTTCCTGCGACGTTGGGACCGCGACCACCCGCTGCCCGGCGCCCCGGACGACCTGGCCAGGCAACTGCTGCTGCACACCGAATGGCTCCAACTCGTCCGGCAGGACCCCCGGCTGCCCGCCGAACACCTGCCCCGCGACTGGCCGGCGATCCGCGCCGAACAGGTCTTCCGCACACTGGCCGAGGCGTACCGGCAGCCGGCGTCGTCGATCGCGGAGTCGGTGTTGGAAACCATCCCGGTCGAAGGCTCGTCGGCCGGCGTCTAG